A portion of the Chelmon rostratus isolate fCheRos1 chromosome 15, fCheRos1.pri, whole genome shotgun sequence genome contains these proteins:
- the si:dkey-33c12.3 gene encoding neurofilament light polypeptide: MSYDSYLSYRRPWDSYRGAQSTTKSSMSSSLFSSPRAPPSGKRILRLASSSLPDGSERMDLAQASSLNTELLGLRSQEREQLVDLNDRFATYIEKVRNLELQNRALLAELEALRRRQNDPSRLQMLYEGQARSLRAMIDSENGEKMRMEAERDYLRDVYEQMKERYEEEMRRRMDAEEALQRAREEASRAVLSNCDAEATVVSLCDEMVFLKKVFAEEQAELQAQLQVANISVDVEVSRPDLSTALRDIRAQYERLANKNMQAAEDWYKSKFASVAEMASKNNEAVHAIREETMEYRRLLQSRSSEIEALRNVIDSLNKQLEDLEETQAKEVAKYQVRISELERDITDAKQEMARYLREYQDLLNVKMALDIEIAAYRKLLEGEEIRLAYPSLPALN; this comes from the exons ATGAGCTACGATTCCTACCTCTCCTACCGCCGCCCTTGGGACAGCTACAGAGGCGCCCAATCCACCACCAAATCCTCCatgtcttcctccctcttctcttctcctcgAGCTCCTCCGTCTGGGAAGAGGATCCTGAGGCTGGCCTCCTCTTCCCTGCCAGATGGGTCTGAGCGGATGGACCTGGCCCAGGCCAGCTCCCtcaacacagagctgctgggcCTGCGCTCCCAGGAGAGGGAGCAGCTAGTGGACCTGAATGACCGCTTCGCCACCTATATCGAGAAGGTGAGGAACCTGGAGCTGCAGAACCGAGCCCTGCTGGCCGAGCTGGAGGCGCTGAGGAGGCGGCAGAACGACCCGTCCCGTCTGCAGATGCTCTATGAGGGCCAGGCGCGGAGTTTGAGGGCCATGATAGACTCGGAGAACGGGGAAAAGATGCGGATGGAGGCGGAGAGAGACTACCTGCGTGATGTGTATGAGCAGATGAAGGAGCGCtatgaggaggagatgaggcGACGTATGGATGCTGAGGAGGCCCTGCAGAGGGCCAGGGAGGAGGCCAGCAGGGCCGTGCTCTCCAACTGTGATGCCGAGGCCACTGTGGTCTCTCTGTGTGATGAGATGGTGTTCCTGAAGAAAGTCTTTGCAGAGgagcaggcagagctgcaggccCAGCTGCAGGTGGCTAACATCAGCGTGGATGTGGAGGTGTCCCGGCCCGACCTCTCCACCGCCCTGCGAGACATCCGGGCGCAGTACGAGCGGCTGGCAAACAAGAACATGCAGGCCGCCGAGGACTGGTACAAGAGCAAGTTCGCAAGTGTGGCGGAGATGGCCAGCAAAAACAACGAGGCCGTGCACGCCATCCGGGAGGAGACCATGGAGTACCGGAGGCTGCTTCAGTCCCGCTCCTCGGAGATCGAAGCTCTCCGGAACGTCATCGACTCCCTAAATAAGCAACTGGAGGATCTGGAGGAGACGCAGGCCAAAGAGGTGGCAAAGTATCAG GTGAGGATAAGTGAGCTGGAGCGGGATATCACTGACGCTAAGCAAGAGATGGCGCGCTATCTGAGAGAGTACCAAGACCTTCTCAATGTGAAGATGGCCCTTGACATTGAAATAGCTGCGTACAG AAAACTTCTGGAGGGGGAAGAGATTCGACTGGCTTATCCATCCCTTCCCGCCCTAAACTAA